DNA sequence from the Dreissena polymorpha isolate Duluth1 chromosome 3, UMN_Dpol_1.0, whole genome shotgun sequence genome:
CATACCGTTTTATCTTCTCAAGTCTTACACACAGGGCTcagaaaaaacatttatatatgaGTATATGATTTCACACACGCAAACATAATACAGAAAAAGGGACTTGTCCACTGTTTTACGaaattttgaaaaaatcattgaaaaatgttttaacaaaacgGTGTTCCGAGGAGCAAATTCGGAACCTAAAGTAGCAAAAGCCAAATCGTTATCTCTAAACCACACATGATTGTAAAGTATTTAAACCATGTGTCTGTAATACAGGTTTAAGCTTAATTCATCGATGAAAAAACGTTAAAGACgctttataattattacaatttatgtattgttattataatgtatatatatgtatgcaagCACTCACATCCTAATAAAATAAACTGAGGACCGTATCAGTCACATATAAATACTTAATTGTCTTTTTAGATATGCTAGGACAACAAAATTGGAAACACTTAACACTAAACGTATGCAATTCTTAGTtaattacactatataatatcaggagtcaaaatatttaattgaatgaGAGAAAACCTCGAAACACTAATTGCAATAACCGctaaaaaaacacatgcaaaaacaacactggtgttCATTCAAGTTAATGTTAGCAAAGTACTTCATAATAATTGATGCACAAGCAAACATTACAATCCTGAAATCACTGAAACAAACATTGGAAAAGCAGGTTCCACCATAGAAGCAAACTTGCATATGtgtttttaattgcaaaatatagGAAAACCATAATTGCTTTCAAGAAAGTGTAGACACGCATATCTTATAACATAACCGAAAGACAAATATAGATAAAATACTTTTCTACATGTATGTCTGCAATAAAAATACAATGTGTAATTTGTAAGCACTACATATCCTTTCAATCAATTTAATATAAGCTTTACATTAAAATTCCTAAATGCAAATGAATGCAGCATATAAAATATTTCAGTCAAgcaaacataaacatacataGACAATACATAATTGTAATATACAAAACAACAGAACATTTGTCCTTAATTTTTTAAGTTATATTGTCGCAACTTTGATAACACATAATTAAATATACCAACAATAAACTgtgaattttcttttctttagaAAACCAGTGGCAggaatataattattatcataataatacttTATAGCAAATGTAAGcaaattaaactagaaatggcgcggcagaggccgacgcgtatccccacgccgcatgtttgatccaggggcgccccaaggttggtaatagggccatgcatagttgagattgaccgtattgtcatgagagatgttcagtatcaatttgaagtaaatcggtgtcgaaatgaagaagttaatgtaaaatgacataaaaaaatgagtgaaaatctttgACCCGGCCCCagcccaacccccataacttttgaccaagggatcaaatcaaaattccaaatagtgctgtgtcgcacatatgctcatagctaccatatgtgtaagtttcaagCTTCTAGTGctcatagtgtaggaggagaagacatcacggacggacggacagacggcggagataaacacaatatccccacgcttttcaaaaagcgtggggataataaccgTAACACAAATCAGCAGTTTTTTATGCGATTTATCACTATTTAAATTTTTAAGCACCCGAAAGCAACTTTTCAATGCATACATATGTTACACAAGAAATGCGTCCATAGGACACATATGCCCACTCTTTCCACTTTTGTCTAAAAACTCCACATAAAAACTCAATCTTAGTCtgaaagtcatgcaggtagactcacttACCAataatcaggtaaatatctgtaAGATTATCGCAAATAATAATCCGAAAACGCGTTATTTAAGATAAATTTGTTTGGAGAATAAAGTCCTAGATCCGTAACTTCGTCAAAATCAATGGGCCGGAATGAAATTCAAACTTGGTCTGTATGTCATGTAGATAATGTCCCACGCCACAAATAAGGTAAATATATgcaagtccaaggcccataacttcgccaaaatcaatggaccagtACACAAATCGAACTGTATCTGTAACTCATGTAGGAAGACACAAATACCAAAAATTAGGCAAATATCACAAAGCGTTTCGGAAAAAAATCcagaaaagtattattttaaagaaaattcctaAGTCCAATTCCCGTAACTTCGTCAAAAGTCAATGGACATGAACGAAACTCTAACTTGATCTGTGCGGCATATAGATATACTCACACACTATAAATAAGGTTAATATGTGCAAGCGTTTAGCAAAAAAATAAATCAGGAAAACATTAATTGTCCAGAAAATGTCAAAGTCTAAGGTCCATAACTTCGCCCAAAATCAATTGACCTTAACGAAACTCGTACTAGATCTGTAATTTCACATATCTAAAATCAACTAAATGTACCAAagcgttaaaaaaaaacacttcggAAACGGAATTTCAGACAGCCAGACAGACGGAATTACGAACATTCCGACTACAATATGCCGCcctaccgggggggggggggggggcataaaaacctaaACAACGGCAACAGATAGTTGACGttcgtaaaaaacaacaataatcacTAGATTCTGAAGGGCTGAGCATATAGTCAATAAGATCTTATCACATTACAGTCCCACGAGAatttgattttgatttgagtGTAACATTACACTCAGCAAATGGGGGGATAAGTGATTCCACAAATACTGAAAACAATGTGTGTTGATATCGAGTGTATAGGCgatacataataaaaaatataatataattatgcatTGGTTAAGCATAAACAAATCATTTGGGGTAATCGATTTGTCTTTTTAAATCGTGAACAGTATACTTATATTGCACACTTATATTTAGTCTCTTAAATGACTTCATGCTAACATAATGTACAATATACAATCAAGTTACAAAAAAACACATATGGATTAATGTTTGGttattatacatataataattTTTAAGCATGTTGTGATGACGACCGTACAGAAACATACTTAAattatttcattgttattttttatgtatgtgttgaaCATTGAAATGGCCTTACTTTGTTCACCATGTCATTGATGCACTCCTCACAAACGATTGTCCATCGGCGTCAAATACCCATCATCTACATTTCTTCTGAGTGGCATTCCCCTGTCGCCTTGAGGCGGAGGAAGTGCCATTTTGGGTCGCAGACCGCTCTCAATTACATAGTCATACGTATGAACGTAGTCATGCGTAATATCGGGTTCCAGCTCAAGATGAGAGTGAACGGGAATCTGTAAACATATTCTTTTAGGtatgaaatctattatttgtcaTGAGATATATTATTCCCATGCCTACACGATGACAACAGCAATTATCAATATATCTTTCGTTATCGCCTATAGTTTAATACCCCAGCGGTCTGATCGAATTTGCGCTTACCGATGGGAGGTCCACATCCGGATTAGGAATTCGATCTATCATGGCCTTGCGGTTGTTTGAATCTGCGGCGTTAAATGCGCTTGTATCGATGGCGTTTGCAGGGTCACCCGCTTTCTGTCTTTGAAAATATCGTGCTCCAATAATTAGTTGCACTTTAGCTCTGCACATGCAAGTGAACACTTTTATCGTAAACCATACTTTGAGAAATAGTATGTACACTTTGAGACTTTTCTACCGAAACACGTAATTGAATACTTTTTAACGCAAAATACATTTTGCGTTATACTAATCAATTATCGTGTTTCGTACGAATATTGTTATCGAAgtcattttattaataattaaacaatacataCGGAGAAGCTGATGACAATCCTTCACAGACTCCTGTAAAAGCGCACTTATTTGTTGAATTCCacatgataaatattttaaatatttgttcacgtgaaacatgttttaataattgCTGCATACAATAATAGCAATATAACAACGAGCGAAATAACAGTAGGGCGGTAAAGGCACAGTTTATAAAATCCATTCTAATCAAGAACATCAAGAGAAATGACTAGCGCTTAACTAACGGTTTGTTGTTGCGCGAATGATCAAATGCACAACTGTCTCACTAGAAACATGATAGTAAACGCTATAGAACTCTAAACTTGGAAACAACCTTTCTTTTTGAAGTTGCCAGTCAGACGTTTGTAAACCAAACCCACTAACACGACAAGAAGAAGAATCCCTGCCACAGCTCCACCAACAATTGGCCCAATCTGTGACATCGATTGTTGGGTGACATCTGAAAAATAGATAAACAAAAACTAACACATTTGCGAGATAACTTAACCTTCTT
Encoded proteins:
- the LOC127874997 gene encoding uncharacterized protein LOC127874997 is translated as MDRTFLKIYLFCSCICVYSSVLCQHLLLTSNVSVVEENNPMKLTCVLPSNGANTGWIVNGVRTETALLDDGTCNKPSPPPQGFIYTCVSSTVFTLTILQVKREQNGDQWKCDSWINGGTLYSNIVTLKVQDVTQQSMSQIGPIVGGAVAGILLLVVLVGLVYKRLTGNFKKKGVCEGLSSASPQKAGDPANAIDTSAFNAADSNNRKAMIDRIPNPDVDLPSIPVHSHLELEPDITHDYVHTYDYVIESGLRPKMALPPPQGDRGMPLRRNVDDGYLTPMDNRL